Below is a genomic region from Henckelia pumila isolate YLH828 chromosome 3, ASM3356847v2, whole genome shotgun sequence.
CCAGAATGTCTTCCCATATCTGCCAAGTGGAACCAtgataattcacataataaatACCTAATTCTCATTTTTTTTGGGACAAATTTCTGGATTTTTTTATAGTGGAAGCTACAAGTTTTTGACATTCTAATTGGAGAAGAAGAAAGTGAACTAAAAAAGTTTAGTGTTAACAATATTTCAAATTAAGTTTTCAAATGCCGAAGTAGAAGACAGATTGAATAATTTGTTAATTGTCTAGCAAATCCACACATCATTGATAAAACTTACAATCTTACCATTTTGAAATCCATGAATCCCACCGACTGCGTGAGTTGTTTAATTAGTTATGGTAGGTTTAGATAAATCCTCACCCCcattgaataaaaaaatacacaCACACGGACTAACATAACGCTCTTTTTAGTCACAACTTCCTTTGATTAATCATAATCAGATGATACGGAAAACATGGATTTTTCCACCCAGCAAATTTTGAACAGTTAATCGAGATCAATTGCCAACACTATTAGTTCATTAAATTGAATAATCTGCAACACTTACTACAGAATATTTGAACTATAAAAGTTGAACTAATGAAATCTGTAATAAGAGCGTAATGTGGCTGTGATATTCGACATGTTAAAGACATGGACAAAACAATAACAAAAAGGATAGTTAACCCAGAGACTAATGTTCTAGGATCTACACAACCTCGATTTTCACCTTTATAGAAGGTACGCTTTCTGAATGATAAAGTTATTGAAATACCCCAGCTTCGTTTCCACAAGTAATAATACACAGCATATGTAGAAAATCTACATATCATAGCTAACCTGCGCCAGGCCAGGCTGGAGAGCACACTGTATCATCAATCTCCCAATCACATCATGGGCAACAACTGTTTCTATCAGTTCTCCTCCAACAAGCTTGACCAAAGGCTCATTATCAAGATCGCTCATTTCCACAACAATATGGCCTCTTAGACCCTCTTTCACACCAGTAAGACTGAGCACAACCCTTAAAGCACGTGCATCACTCTAATATGAAATTCCAAAGCAATAAGCAACTAGAAACTCTAAAATTTAACCATACGAAGACTTATTGAAATAAAAGTAGGGACCTGATCAGCATTTTCATCAGATGCCAATACAATGATTGCCCGTGCCTTGGAGACTGAGATCTGCTGGCCAAACACGGGTATaggataaaagaaaaaattataGGGCTCAGTTGGGGTGGGGGGTAAGGGGTGGGGCTTTGGGATGACCAAAAGAATTTGACTTTTGTCGAAAAAATAATTCTTAAAAATGCATCTCAGTATCCTGCTATGACAAGGGAGAATAGATATGGGTTATTGTCAGTATAGTAAAAGCTACCTTTTTCAAGTCTGCAAGTATAAGTGGGCTACCGCTTCTGCAGATAACTGATGTTCCCATCAGGTCAAATTCAAGCTTTGCAATGTCCATTTCCATTTCTTCCTTGTCTCTTTCAGCAAGTACAACAATAACACCACCACCTATGCTCTTATTTGCTATTGCAAGCTGCTTCAAAAGTGAACCCTGTAATAAAGGATAGTTTctaacaattaataaaaaaattctctAATTCAATAATCACAAATTTAACTGCATGTAGACGTTCAACGTATCAAGACGCTTGTTGCATGATAGTATGTCTCATAGTTTCTAGGGGAGAAGGAAAAATGTAGAGCGTAATTACAAACAGTAGATCAGCAGGCACGTCGAAATGATCAGGAATAAATTGATACACATACCTATTAAGCACCTATTACTCATTGAAGTTAAGGAGAAAGAAAAAGGTAAAATTAAATTCAGTGGCATTCTTTTGTGAGATAACACCAAAAACCCAGGAGCACAATACAGAGGTACAAGTCACAATCATTTATAGCAATGTTTGTGATAGAATTACCAGTTTATCACTCCATCCTAGAACGAGGATATGGTTACTTTCAATGACCTCACTCTTGCCTTTACGCAACGAATCCACCTTCTCTGATATTGCATCGGAAACAAGTCCAAGCATCATGGCGAATATAAGCATGCCTCCTGAACTTATAGAAACTGAGACAATTCTCGGACCTGTACCAACTCTATCGGCGTGATTTCCTGAGTCTGCCACAAAGGTCCAAGAAAGCCAAAGGGCTTCGGAAAAACTGCCATCACTTACAGCATACAGTGCCAAGCTCCCAAATCCGATGAGAAACAGAGTCGCAAAGAGAAGTGCAAGCAGCTTTGCATAAGGATAAACAGAGAAGCACACATCAACTTTATAGGCAATTCTTTTCTTCAACGGGACCTCCTCTTTGTTATTCTTTGTCCTCCTCGAAAGATTCTTGATCCGTGGAAGATAATCAAGATATTTGTACAAAATAAATGGCATAACGAGAGTAACAATAACAGTGTAGAGAGCAATAGTTCTACCGTCAGAGTGCCCTAACCACAAGACTGAACTTTCATTTTCAAGCTCCATATCTTTTACATGATTGCTATCGATGTAATTTTTATGAATGCATAATCTATGTAGGTTGGCATTTTCTTCCTGCAAACACATCCATCTTTCTTAATCAGGATTTAATGGCAAACCAGGTTTGTAATGTCATTTAGTATATATCATGATACTCTCATGATATGCCCAAAGGGACACAGCAAACACTGAAAGAAACAAAGGTTACCGAAGGGCGCTCGGAGTTTGCATTCAACCACAACAACATTCCTGTGATATTACCAAAACTTAAAATAGACACACTCTACTTGGAACTTTGAAATTACCTCGAGCCTTGCAACCTCATATCGCATCCCAATTGTGTACAGTAGTGATAGTATACTGAGAAACATGAACTGCAGGTGCAAGCATACCACAAATCACAAATTCATCCATGAAAATAGCTCCAAACAACAATTGAAGCCTAAGAAGCAAATGGCCAGAACACGCAGCCTACGTAACAACAATAAAGAGCAAGAATCCAACTCTATTCAAGATCCCCCTGTGATCTTCTAATATTAATTATGAAGTAACAATCAACTAAACActaaaaggaaaagaaagaacGAAAGGAAAAAAAGGAAAGAACATGTcatggaaaaaaaaatcactcACAAATTTTAACCTCCAAGCGCCCCCGAATGATGAATTCGCCTGAATACTACTGGAATGAGCTGAATCACGAATTAATGTTACTCTGGGAGAAGGGGCCAAAGCCGCCGTGGAGGCTTGAAGTGACAATGTCTTCAAGTCTTTGTCAGCTTTCAGCTTCGTCCTACTGCTCCGGCGTCCGGAGTCCACTGCAGAACCACTCAAATTTGGCGGCATGGAAGTGCTACGAGCAGGAAATTGAGCTGGTCCCTGCTGTTTCGACAAAGTAGAAGATTTGATGCTGAGGTTTCGGCGAGTGGAGTAGGGGCCGAGATTGGATGGGAAGACGTAGTCCCGATCCGAAAAATTGAAGCTGAAAGCATCACTATCGTTGCTGCTGGTTCCACCGCCAAGGTAAGTGGCTGCCGATGTGGCGGAGGATGAGGCGGAACTGATTGGTGGAGATGGAGAGACGCGGCGTCCGGAGGGGAAGATGGGGCCCGGAGATTGTGCAGCTGCTTGGGAATCATCAGAGCCTGAGGCGTCGGTAGGCTCGGTTTTGGACTTCTTGGTCACCGGTGGCCTCTCCGGCATGCCCGTATTCGGCTTCGGGCCCGATTGGCCATTGGTCCCCAACATTCCACCAGTGTTCCCAGACAAAGACTCGGGCTTTAGCTATGCTTAAGTTCCTAGTCTATCCTCCACTGACCCAAAAAGACCCACACCAGAAAATCCAAATGAATTCTAATCGTGGGTGGGATTGGACAcactaaatttataatttttctgGCACCATTCGAGGCTCCCGAGTAGAATAACGAGCTGAAATATGAAGAATTAAAGTGGAAAACACATGATGTGATTAACTGATTATTATATTCTTGAAATGACGCAAGAAAATGAGGCACAGCTACGTTAAAAATGTGCATGTTCTCCATATTTAGTGCAGTAACGCCTACTCCGCACTCTGCTCTCCTCATTTTGTTTCTCGGTACCATTCGATTACAGTGAataatgtttttgtttttgttttcgttTTGGTTTTGAAATTGCTACAAGAAAAGGAAGAGGATGGATTGGAGACTGCCCAGCTACATTGGCATTTAATTTTCGGTTGAAGTATTCTTTATACTTTATTTTAGTTTagttataaaacaaaaaaaaaacgaaaaataATTGTAAAATTTGTACTTCACAGTAATAAACGTATTGCCATCTATATCTTTTGCATGTACATCTATCAAAATAGGTCAAGTTAATCAAGTCAGCTAGCCCCGTCATACAAAATAAGATAGTTTATTGACAATTTATCAATTTGCTTAAATAGTAAGACGGTCCGCGACACCTAACCAAATCTAATACAAAATTGGCTAGTGTGTTCCATCACTTAAAATTGTTGAACTAGGATAGTAATTTTTCAACTTACCAAAATGGTGTGTCGATTAGTCTCTTTACATTTTGATAGTTCTACTTACATGTTATCAATTTTTAGACAGAAAAGATAAAtagtgatttatttatttattccgaTTAAAGACTCGCATATAATATCAAATTTACGAATTTTTACCAAATCACAAAGTGCCTACTTTTCCAACCTTTAGGTCCCAAAATATTGGTTAGCAAATAAATATTGATTTGGAACCACATTTCTCTACGTGGTTTGTGTTTCCAGCCTAAGAATTAAACTGGATGACAAACCAAGAAATTTGGGCTTAGAAACTCAAAAGTACTTATTTTGGTCCTTGGAAGACAGTTTCACGAATTCATATCCATGATATAAACCGGTTCGACTGATATCTACAATGAAAATTAATactttgacataaaaaaataataaatttttatgggtcaaatcgaataaaatatatgtctaacaaaattgatttttgaaatgtcTCATTTGAAATAACAACCGAAAATCATGCCTCGGAGAACAAGAGAATTTCAAGGGAATTTTCAAATTGTAAGGTGTAAACTTGTTTAGTATTTATATGGCCCCAAAATATGAGCTCATATTTGACTTTGTGTTAGAGGTCATGAGTTCAATTCCTTCTATTTAACACTTTCTTGGAATAGTATCTCACACAAGGCTTGTTTAGTCTGATTTATCTGACTAGCGTAATTTGCAAGCTATTACATTAGCACGGCGTTTACGCACTGTACACGAAAAATAACATCCGCAAATTACCATatcattaaaatatatatatatatatatatatatatatatatatatatatccaataaCAACTGTCGGATCTACCTGCCCACAACTTCAGATTTTTGGACCAAAAACATCTGAATTTTAAGGTAACTCGAAATCTGTTTGTCTCCATCTGCACGGGAATCGAAATACACTCCATTTTATGACTCAAATACCACCTGGGGAAAATCAGAAAATGAATCCCCGAACACTGGCCGCTTCGCTTTCCTCTCTGGTATCCCAAATTCTTCTCCTCCTCTTCCTCATTTTCCCAGCCTCACTCACCCCACCTCAAGATTTCCAAGAAATCGTTTTTCCTCTCCTGCACCATTTCCTCTTGACTTCAGATACTGTTGCCACCCTTTCTTTCCGTTCCTTTTCAAGAAAACGGAAGCGGGCTCATTTCCAAAACCCCGATGCGTCGGACGGAGACCATGGCGCCGGGCCCGCTCCCGGGATGGACTCGACGGTTCCTAAGAGCCCCGAGTCTTTCAAGCAGTTTTTTGGGATGAGGATATCTACATTCGAATGGCTCTGTGGGCTACTCGAACCGTTGTTGGACTGCCGTGACCCGGTCGAGTCGCCTCTCGATTTAACGGCTGAGGTAAGGCTCGGGATCGGCGTTTTCCGGCTCGCCACGGGGGCGGATTACCCTGAGATCTCCGGCCGTTTCTGTGTTTCAGAGGCCGCTTCAAGATTTTGCGTCAAACAGCTCTGCCGAGTGCTCTGCACCAACTTCCGGTTCTGGGTAGGGTTTCCGAGTCAAACCGAATTAGAGTCCGTTTCAGCGCAGTTCGAGGCTCTCACGGGTCTTCCGAATTGCTGTGGAATAGTGAATTGCGCTAGGTTCTTGATCGAAAAACGCAATTCTTCGGATGCCAGGATCGAAAACGAGGCTCCAGCAGACAGCATTGCTGCTCAGATCGTGGTGGACTCATCATCAAGAATCTTGAGCATAATTGCTGGCTTTCGTGGTAACAAAACCGACTCACGAATCTTGAGATCAACGAGTTTGTTTAAAGACATCGAAAATGGCGTGATCCTGAATTCGAGGACTTTGCATATGAATGATGTGTGTGTGCCTCAGTATTTAGTAGGAAATGGGGGGTATCCTTTGCTTCCCTTTTTGTTAGTACCTTTTGTGGATCCTGAGGAAGGATCAGTCGAGGATAACTTCAACAATGTGTGCAAATCAATGTGTGTTTCTTCGATAAAAGCTGTTTCGAGTTTGAGAAAATGGGGTGTTTTGAGTGGAACGATCAAGGAGGAATACAAGGTTGCGGTTGCTTATATTGGTGCTTGCTCGATACTGCATAATATGTTATTGGCGAGGGAGGACTATTCGGCTTTTTGCCAAGAGTTGGATGAGGGTGACTTAAACTTTCAACATAGTGCTAGAGTAGGGGAGAATTTGAAGGAAGAGGAAGCCTCAGGAATAAGACAGGCATTGGCTAGAAGAGCAAGAAAATAATTAGGATGAATACAGGTTACAGAACATGAACATCTTCTTTAGTTTTTCGGGTTCGTTATTTCAAGGTTTGCCAGTAGCTAGCAATACAGCTCTTTTGAACACTCTTGATTCTTGAAGGAGGTCCATAAACATTACTTGTAGaaacatcattttttttttagttcagAAAGCATAGAACTAAATGAACTAAATACTGGGAGAAGGATAAGgagtttcttttgttattgttACAGCCCAGGTGTCTTTGTTTTCCAGTTTCAGCTGCTATGTTTCATCGGTTTGTCAATAGGCTGATTCAACGATTTGCTCTAGGCTCTAGCTGATTAAGTTGCGAGTATCTGTTCTTCGCCGTTGCTCAGGACCTCGATAGTTTTGTGAGCGTCAGGCTCGTTGTGGAATCGGCTCACGCAACACGTGTGTTTCTGCTTCCCAACATACGATGTTTAAGAAACACTGTGTTTGTATCTGTATATAGTGACATTTTTTTATTCTTGACAACATGAAGTGTTCTTCAAATTTATTCTTCTGATAAAAAAGTGGTTTGCCATTTAGATGACTAAAGAATGATTGTCATAATGGAGTTTGTTCAAGTGTTAGACGATGTTGCATAACATGGCCCTCAAGTTTCTTGAAAGCCAAATCCGATTTATTGTATCTCATAGTATATACATACAACATGCGATTAAGTTATATCATTCTTAAAAGTTTCTTAAAACGAAGAATAAGATCATCATTGCATTATAAAAGGGGCAACATTCCTCCTCATTTGCAGCCTGGGGGGTGCAAAAGTTCTCACTTTTTGCACGAAAATTACAAGatgttaaaaattatttagataaaaataatagaaaaaatTGCTAGATTTTTGGACTGTCCTCAGATTAGGCCCACTAAGCAGAggttcaacaaaataaaatcacGCCCGGTGGGACTCGAACCCACAATCGCCTGATTAGAAGTCAGACGCCTTATCCATTAGGCCACGGGCGCTACTTTGACGATGTgcgtatttttaattaaaagttATTAAATAATTGGGGTAAATTTTATGCAACAGATCATAGCCTTTTATGCAACAGATCATAGCCACTCCAGTATTTggattgaaatttaaaatatttcaagCTTTTGTCAAAAACAGTAGGAAGaagaattattgttttttggaTACATTTCTTCAAGATTTGGTTGTATAGGTAATAAAGCAAAACTATGGCAAACTGAGACTAAGCAACGGAAGAAAATGAATTCTATATCGCCGGCGTTCCCGTTTACCACCACCGCCAAGCCTGCGGCGGTCATTTCTGACGCCACTTTGCTTTACTTACCTTTCTCAATATGCGCAACTACCCAAAGCCCAAAAACCCAGAAGAAACCTGCCCTTAGACAACGCTCTTCGAAACCCAACAAAAATATATCCCCAGCTCCAATCCGCACTCCGTCTACAGGCCCCTCTTCTTCAATTCCTCGCAAAAAGGTCACAGCTTTATATATCTGTGTTTGTTACCATCTGAGTTTCTGTTTCTTTTCTTTAAAAATTGGTTGTTTGCGTTTAGTTTCATGCTTGTGTTTTGCTCTTTTATCTGTCCTCTTGTATTAAGAGGTTTTCTAGATTTTCAAAGTCATATGGTGGATTCTTGAAGACTTGAAGTGATTTGGGGGCGGTGGACAGAACCAGGGGTTGGATAAAACTTAGATTTGTAGAGAGGCTGCATGTAGCAAGTTTTCTTTTTAATGTGAGGGATAGCTCCCTGGCCCCTTGGTAGCATAAAGTTTGTTTTTTCCCTCCAGTCTGATTGCCCTCTTGCAGTTTGTAAGTTATAATTTGTTGGTCACCCTCTGTTTTCCCCCACAAATTATAGGTTCTGGTGCCTATTGGATTCGGGACAGAAGAAATGGAGGCAGTGATAATTATTGATATTCTTCGTCGCGCAGGTGCAGAGGTAACTTTGGCATCAGTGGAGGAGCAGCTTGAGGTGGAGGCGTCTGGAGGCACCAGGCTTGTAGCTGACACATTCATATCTTCCTGTTTTTATGAAACTTTTGATCTTGTTGCACTACCGGTCGGTTAATCTAAACCATGTTTGTGTGGTTTTTGGGTCATATTTATATGTACATTAGCTGGCAAACACACACCTTATCTTACATTTGTATCAACCTACTTTGGCCTTGTGTTGCCAAATAGGGAGGTATGCCAGGCTCCGCTCGTTTAAGAgattgcaaaattcttcaagATATAACTAGCAAGCATGCTGAAAAGAAACGATTGTATGGTGCAATATCTGCTGCTCCAGCTGTTGCACTTTTGCCTTGGGGGCTGCTTAAGAAAAAGCAGGTACCTTGAATCTGGTGCAATGTTTGAAATTCAATTACTTGTTTTTCATGTGATATATTTGATTACTCTGTTGTCTAATTTGATCATAGTTTATCCTGCAAGACGACTTGTCATCCTGCCTTTATGGACAAGCTTCCTACTTTTTGGGCTGTAAAATCAAATGTTCAAGTTTCTGGAGAGCTAACTACTAGTCGAGGCCCGGGCACTTGCTTTGATTTTGCTGTATCATTAGTGGAGCAGCTCTTTGGCAATTCGGTGGCCATGGATATTTCTGACTTGATGGTACGCGAGAACTACTTATATTTGATGTGTTTTGATTTTACTTGCATTTGAGAGGACGCATGGTTTGTAATGCTGAATTGTATGCACACCCTAAATGTTCCTCATTGTGGTTCAAATTATATTCGAAAACATTTAATGTCCTTTAATTTGTGCAGTTGTTAAATGCTGATGCCAATGCTCTGAAAGAAGAAGAATTTAATGACATATCGTGGGCTCTTGATCATACTCCTCAAGTAAGAGCTTCCTTTTCCTTATCGATACATGTTGTTCACAGAACCTAGTGTATCCTAAATAATCTGTGTTTATCATAACGCAATTCCTTATTCTTAAGCTTCTGATAAATGCCATAGGTACTTATTCCAGTGGCTAATGGCTCTGAAGAAATCGAAGTTGTGACCATTGTAGATATTCTGCGACGAGCTAAAGCAAATGTTATCATTGCTTCAGTTGAAAAATCTTTGCAGATTTTGTCATCCACTGGTACAAAAATTGTTGCTGACAAAATGATAAGTGCTGCTGCTGAATCAACATATGATTTAATCATCCTGCCGGTATGTTACTCTTATATATTTCGCATCTTACCCAAGAAAGAATGCTacgtttgtttttttttttctggagaTGACATTTTTTTTGCTATATGTGGTATGACATGTAAGAATGTATTTGCTCAGTGATAttctataatatataatatttttgtacagtaataatattgtatatataatgctgaaaatatttattactatttaaaatttaattttgtattGCCGAAACAATAACAGTGTAGCTCGTAGTAAAAAAAAATCCTTAGCTTAATTAAACCCGTATTTACTCAGCTTGACTTATAGGCACCCCTAATCATCGTCCTTAAAAGGTGTCGCCTTATTTGGCTCATTTTTATTTAGGGAGGAGTCTCGAATGAACGACTTCACAAGTCAAGGTTTTTAAAGAAATTGTTGAAAGAGCAAGACTCCGCTGGAAGGTTTTTTGGTGCCATCTGTTCCTCTCTTGCCATTTTGCAAGGTCATGGATTGCTCAAGGTGCGACGCTGATGGGATTCACACCTCAATATTTCTGTATTTTTTTGTTGAAACCAAAACTCATTCCAGCTCTTCTTTGAACAGGATAGGCAAGCCATAGCTCACCCCTCTGTGATGAGCAATGTCAATCACGTGGCAACTGGCGCTCGAGTCATCATTGATGGGCAACTTATTACCAGCAAAGGAGGCGCTACTGCAACTGATTTTGCTCTAGCTATTGTAAGCAAGCTTTTTGGGGTCGCAAGAGCAAGGAGTGTGGCGGAAGGTTTGGTTCTCAAGTACCCCAGGTGACAGCCGGGTTACCATACCTATGCTCGTCGGAAGCTCTCCGCGAGCCTTCTTCTGCGAGAAGGGTTACATGTTCTCCAGGAGATTGGCAAATCTTGAAATCCAAGAAACAAACAGTTGTGTGGCAAACATTCCACATAGCATGCACAATAATGAGGTAGGCCTATCAAAATTGAGTTTTGTAGTTTATCAATTTTGAAAAACTGTTCAATTCTCATTATgttatcttttttttaatacatatatatagtgGAGTAATATGAGTTATTTTAGTTACCATGGGAATTGAAAATGCTAGTTTAGGTCGGTAAAATAGCCTTCACGGCTTCACTTGTATGTTCTTCAAcatgaaaatataaaaacatgatatataatacATATAATTTAGTATTCTAAAAGTGAACTGATATAATTTAGTATTCTAAAAGTTTTTGAACAAATCTAACATATATA
It encodes:
- the LOC140891222 gene encoding protein DJ-1 homolog C isoform X1 — its product is MNSISPAFPFTTTAKPAAVISDATLLYLPFSICATTQSPKTQKKPALRQRSSKPNKNISPAPIRTPSTGPSSSIPRKKVLVPIGFGTEEMEAVIIIDILRRAGAEVTLASVEEQLEVEASGGTRLVADTFISSCFYETFDLVALPGGMPGSARLRDCKILQDITSKHAEKKRLYGAISAAPAVALLPWGLLKKKQTTCHPAFMDKLPTFWAVKSNVQVSGELTTSRGPGTCFDFAVSLVEQLFGNSVAMDISDLMLLNADANALKEEEFNDISWALDHTPQVLIPVANGSEEIEVVTIVDILRRAKANVIIASVEKSLQILSSTGTKIVADKMISAAAESTYDLIILPGGVSNERLHKSRFLKKLLKEQDSAGRFFGAICSSLAILQGHGLLKDRQAIAHPSVMSNVNHVATGARVIIDGQLITSKGGATATDFALAIVSKLFGVARARSVAEGLVLKYPR
- the LOC140891222 gene encoding protein DJ-1 homolog C isoform X2, which codes for MEAVIIIDILRRAGAEVTLASVEEQLEVEASGGTRLVADTFISSCFYETFDLVALPGGMPGSARLRDCKILQDITSKHAEKKRLYGAISAAPAVALLPWGLLKKKQTTCHPAFMDKLPTFWAVKSNVQVSGELTTSRGPGTCFDFAVSLVEQLFGNSVAMDISDLMLLNADANALKEEEFNDISWALDHTPQVLIPVANGSEEIEVVTIVDILRRAKANVIIASVEKSLQILSSTGTKIVADKMISAAAESTYDLIILPGGVSNERLHKSRFLKKLLKEQDSAGRFFGAICSSLAILQGHGLLKDRQAIAHPSVMSNVNHVATGARVIIDGQLITSKGGATATDFALAIVSKLFGVARARSVAEGLVLKYPR
- the LOC140891222 gene encoding protein DJ-1 homolog C isoform X3, whose translation is MPGSARLRDCKILQDITSKHAEKKRLYGAISAAPAVALLPWGLLKKKQTTCHPAFMDKLPTFWAVKSNVQVSGELTTSRGPGTCFDFAVSLVEQLFGNSVAMDISDLMLLNADANALKEEEFNDISWALDHTPQVLIPVANGSEEIEVVTIVDILRRAKANVIIASVEKSLQILSSTGTKIVADKMISAAAESTYDLIILPGGVSNERLHKSRFLKKLLKEQDSAGRFFGAICSSLAILQGHGLLKDRQAIAHPSVMSNVNHVATGARVIIDGQLITSKGGATATDFALAIVSKLFGVARARSVAEGLVLKYPR